The Natribaculum luteum genome contains the following window.
CCGCCGCGCCGTCTATCGGTTTAAGTATGAATCGAGCATTCTTCTATAAATAGTTTTGTAGGTCGGTAATGGTTACTGGTTCGAGTGCGTGTTCGTTCAAAAAGCGCGCAATCTGAGTTACTTCGTTTGGGAAGCGAGTTCAGTTGTAGGCAGCCGTCGAGCATTCCACAACATAGGGAGCATCTCGATGTGTATCCCTGCGATGTCTATCGATTTGGGCGAGAATCGACGCATCTCCTATAAATAGTTTCATGAGTCGGTAATAGTTACTGGTTCGAGTGCCGAGGCCACCGATTCCTGCGTTGCAGTCTGGGCGTCACTTCCAGTTGGCCGCACCGAGATGGAGTAGTAGAGGCACGGTCCTGGAGGGTCGACGCACGCCGACTCGAGCAGCCACCTCGGTCCGCCTCGACCGGCCCGATCGGTCGCCTCGAGAATGTTATACGTGAACACCACACGTTATTCGACTGACCTGCTGTCGTCCCGTCGAACCGCCTCCCGTGTCCCGATTTCCGTTCGATCCTCCGGCCGTCGATAGCCGGTTCGTCGATTATCGAGAATGCGATCGAAAGAAGATGAGTTATCCGTCAGGAGCGCAGTGGTCGAGATAGCTACCGAAAAACAACCATGTCTGGCAAGTACGACCTCGTGATCGTCGGGGGCGGTATCAGCGGTGCGTCCCTGCTTTACACGACCGCGAAGTTTACCGACATCGACTCCATCGCACTGATCGAGAAGGAATCCGAGATCGCGGCGATCAACTCCCACCACACGAACAACTCCCAGACGCTTCACTTCGGCGACATCGAGACCAACTACACCCTCGAGAAGGCCGAGGAGGTCAAAGAGGGCGCAGAGCTCCTGGCGGGCTATCTGGAGAACTACGACCCCGACCGGGAGATGCACGCAAAGCGCAGCAAGATGGTCCTCGGGGTCGGCGACGAGGAGGTCGCGAAACTCGAGCGCCGCTACGACGAGGAGGGCTTTGGCGACCTCTTCCCGAAACTTCAGCCGATCGGCCGCGAGGAGATCGCCGACCTCGAGCCCAAGGTCGTCGAGGGTCGTGACCCGAGCAAGGACCTGCTCGCGCTCCAGACGCCGGACGGCTACGTCGTCGACTACGGCGAGGCCTCCAAATCGTTCGTCGAACAGGCGGAGGCGGTCGACGGCGTCGACGTCTACACCGGAACGGAAGTGACGGACATCACGCCGACGCTCGACGGCTACACGATCGAGACGACCCGCGGCCGGTTCGACTGTGACGCCACGGTCGTCGCTGCTGGCTCCCACAGCCTCCAGATCGCACAGGAACTCGGTTACGGGCAGGACAAGGTCCTGCTCCCGGTCGCGGGCAGTTTCTTCCTCGCCGACGACCTCCTGAACGGGAAAGTCTACACGCTCCAGATGAAGAAGCTCCCGTTCGCCGCAGTCCACGGCGACGCAGACGTCCACGACTCCTCGATCACCCGGTTCGGTCCGACCGCGAAACTCGTCCCCGCCCTCGAGCGCGGTCGCCTCTCGACAGTCAAGGACTTCCTCGACGTGTTCGGGTTGAACGCCGCGTCGTTCCTGAGCTACGGGAACATCCTCGCGGACCGCATCCTCCTGCCGTACGTCCTCCGGAACCTCGTCTACGACGTCCCGAAGGTCGGCGCGAAGGAGTTCCTCCCGCACGTCCAGAAGGTCGTCCCGAGCGTCGACCTCGAGGACATCGAACGTGCGAAAGGCTACGGTGGCGTCCGCCCGCAGATCGTCGACCTCAAGAACAAGTCGCTGGACATGGGCGAGGCGAAGATCGTCGGCGACGACATCATCTTCAACATCACGCCGTCGCCGGGTGCCTCGACGTGTCTCAAGAACGCGATGCGGGACACCCACAAGATCGTCGAGTTCCTCGACGGCGAGTACGAGTTCGACGAGTCGGCGTTCCGCGAGGACACTATCGACAATTTCCCGCGTGCGGACGCGGGCGGTGTCGCTCCCGGCGTGGCCGACGACTCCTCCGATGCGGACGCCGTCGACGACGACGCGAGTACGGACGACGCCGACGACTCCCCAGGTGCGGACACCCTCGACGACGTCCCCGCTGCGGACGACTGACCGAGGTCGTCGGACGCCCCACGAACTGTTCTGCTTCGACGCTTCAGATCACTCGAGGTCGAGACGTTCGCCTCGCCGGCCGTTCGCGCCGGTCAGCGGGTGGAGCGATCCTGCGCCGAGCGGAACGTCCGGATGGTATCCCGCTTGCCCGACCTGGTGTCGACCTCGAGAAAGCCCAGGTCGGTGAAGATGCGATGCCAGTCGCGGTAGTACAGGGGGACGTCGTCGTTGACGTATTTCACGTCGGGTTCGGCCGCGTCAGTCTCGCGTTCGCGCTCGCTCTCGACCGTGATGAGGAGGTCGTCAGCGATCCGGACCAGGTCCGTGAAGACCCACTCGGCGTTGGGGTGGATGTGCTGGAGCGTCTCCACCGAGTAGACCGCGTCGAACTGGCCGTCGTCGAAGTCGCCGACGACGTCTTCGATCGCCTCGAGATAGAACGTTCCGTCGGCGGCGAGGTCGGGGTAGGTTTCTTCCATCACGTCGAACGCGTCGTCGTTGACCTCGATCCCGGCCAGATTCTCGAAACCGTGTTCGTAGAGGTGCGAGAGGTGCCGGCCCGAGCTACAGCCGAGTTCGAGGACGGTTGCGTCCCTGTCGACGAACCGCTCGAGAAGAGCGCGAATCGTCTCGCTCGTTTCGTCCGGACCGTAGTAGGCGTAATACTCCGGCGAGTACTCTCCAGACCGCTCTGCCCACTGCCGGCGAACCTCGTTAGAATTCACAACTAGTAACTCTTCGCGTACACGCATAGTCTCGTCGGACGTCGTCCGGCCCCTGAAGGCCGTCGGTAGCCCCCTGCGGCCGGCCACGAATTCGATTCGAGAAGTGTGGCTTCTGCGAGAGTTCCCACGCGTTGTGACGAATCGGAACTCACAGCCGCCACGACCCAACGATTGTAGTCGAATGTTCACAAAAACAGATTTTATAAAAACGATCGGACTCGAAGATACTGTTTTGGAGTACGAATGCGGAACTCTTAAGCGTGTACCCGGTCTCGAGTTAATTGCAATGGCAAACGGTAAGGTTGATTTCTTCAACGACACTGGCGGCTACGGTTTCATCTCGACGGACGATGCAGACGACGACGTGTTCTTCCACATGGAGGACGTTGGCGGTGAGGATCTGACGGAAGGGACCGAAATCGAATTCGACATCGAACAGGCCCCCAAAGGCCCGCGCGCGACGAACGTCGTCCGCGTATAACGGCATATAACGAGGTCGTACTGCCGTCTCGAGACGGCATCGCGTCCCTTCGTTTCTTTCGACGATCGACTCGAGAGACGCGTCACCGCTTCGGGTGGCGTTCGCTGGGCTCGAGCGGTCGGGCTCTGCCCGTGCCGCACGCGAGCATTTTTGTCCGTTCCGCGACGTGTTGAGTTCGATGGCAACGACAGTCACTGGTACGGTTCAGGGGATGGGGAACCAAGCGAATCCGGCCTTTGCCGTCGGCGTGGTCGTCGCTCCGGTCGCGGCGTTGCTGTACGCGATCCAGTTCGGATCGATCCAGCTCCACACCTACGTCCACGTCATGGCAGGCGTGCTCTGGACGGGGATCGACCTGTTCATGGCGATGGTTCTCGGGCCGGTCCTCGGCAGTCTCGCGGTTTCGGAACGCGCCAGCGTCTTCGAGCGGTTCACGCCCAAGATGACGTTTCTGATGCCGACGCTGGCGTTCGTCACGATTTTCGGTGGGATCACACTCGCGATACGGCTCGCGATCTTTCCCCACGCACAGTCGTGGATCGCACTGTTTTCGACGTTCGCCGTCGTTCCGGCACTCCTCCTGATCGGCGCGCAGTTCGACGCGTTTCGCGACCGACGGTGGCAGGCGGTCTTCGGGGTCGCGGTGGTCGCCCACGTCGCCTACCTCGCCGCGACGCTGCCCGAATTCGCGCTCACGACGCCGTCGATCGCGGTCGCACTCGTGATCGTCACCGTCCTCACCGTACTCGGGTTCGGCGTGTTGCTGCCCGGCGAAGCCCGTATCTACCTCGAGATGACGGCTGCCGATCCCGATCCGGACGTCATCAGCCGGTACGGAATGCGAAATGCGAAGCTCAGCGGAGTCCAGGGTGTCTTTCAACTGACGATCGTCGTCGTGATGGTGTCCATCCGGTGGGGCGGATTCTGAAGGCGTCCTGATCAGCCCACTTCGTTCGCACCGCCTGGTAACCGGTCGGTTACGACCCGTACGTCTTCGCCGCTCGAGTGACAATGATGGTCGCGACTGTGTACCAGGGCAACCGCACGACGGGTCACGGGTGTCCCGGAACTGACTCGCAACCATCGTTACGAGGGGTGGCGTCGTCCGACCGACCTCGAGAACTGCCACGCGGTCTCTTCAAGCTGCTTATATTAATTATAATTCGTGATCTGATTCGACGAACGTTCACTGATACTGTCGATTCGCGTGTGGTTATCGAACTCACGTCGAAACGTTGAAAACCGGCTCGGACAACGCACGGGTATGGAACGAAGGTTTAGCATGGATCGTCGCGCGTATCTGCGGACCGTCGGCGTCGCGGGAGCGTCCGCTGCCGTCGCCGGCTGTCTCGGCGGGAGCGGTGACGACGTCATCGTCCCCGGGACGGCGTCTGGCTTCCCACCGTTCGAGTTCACCGAGGACGGCGAACTGGTCGGCTTCGACGTCGACCTCGCGGAGGAAGTCATCGAGCGTGCTGGCTACGAGGTCGGCGACTGGACCGACATCGAGTTCGACTCGCTGATCCCGTCGTTGACCGAGGGCGACATCGACTTCATCGCTGCGGCGATGACGATCGAGCCGGATCGCGAGGAGGTTATCGCCTTCTCGGACCACTACTACGAGTCCGATCAGTCCGTCCTCGTCACGGAGGACGGCGACTTCGCCCCCGAGAGCGTCGACGACCTCGAGGGCGTCCGCGTCGGTGCCCAGTCCGGCACGACCGGCGAGGGACAGGTCGAAACCCTCGTCGACGAGGGAACCGTCTCCGGGGACGACTTCCGCCGCTACGACAACTACACGCTCGCCGTCCAGGACCTGGAGAACGGCAACGTCGACGCCGTCGTCGTCGACGTTCCGGTGGCGAACAACTTCGCCGACAGCCGGGCGGTCGAGGTCGCGTTCGTCATCGAGACCGGCGAAGTGTTCGGCTTCGGTATGCGACAGGACGACGACCGACTCGCGGACGTAAACGACGCACTCGCCGAGGTCCAGGACGACGGGACGTACGACGACCTCGTCGATCAGTGGTTCGAGTGAGATAGATGGACCCCGTCCTGTTGCAAGCCAGTGACTGGCAGTTCGTGCTCGAAAACTGGCAGTTCCTGCTTCTCGGGACAGCCGTCACGGTACTGCTGACCGCGACGAGTCTCGGACTGGGCTTTCTCACCGGATTCCCGGCCGGAGCCATCGAAGTGTACGGCTCCGGACGACTGCAAGCGGCCGTCAGCACCGCGGGCGTCGTGTTGCGGGGGACGCCCATCGTCGTGTTGATCGTGCTGTTTTTCTTCGGGCTGCCTCTCCCCCGACTCGGCACGGTACCGCTGCTGGAGGTCGACCTGAAGGCGTTCGTCGCGGCGACGCTAGCGCTGGGCCTGCGCAGTGCAGCCTACCAGGCGCAGGTGTTCCGCGGGGCGATCCAGTCGATCGGCGAGGGACAGATGGAGGCCGCCCGTTCGATCGGCATGAGCGAACGGCAGGCGATCCAGCACGTCATCTTCCCGCAGGCGGTTCGACGCTCGATTCCCGGCTTCCAGAACGAGTTTACGATCGTCCTGAAGGACACGAGCGTCGCCTTCGCGATCGGCCTTGCCGAACTGCTCACGCGGGCCGAACAGCTCTACCTCCAGCCCGGTCGCGGTACCGCGGTCATGGAGGTTCTCATCACTATCAGTGCGGTGTACTTCGTGCTCACGTTCACCACGAATCGCACGCTCGACTACCTCAACGAGGTCTACGCCGTTCCTGGAGGAAACGAATGACTCTACTACGCGTCGAACACGTCGACAAGTCGTACGGCGACGAGGAGGTACTGCACGACGTCAGCTTCGAGATGCAACGACAGGACGTCGAAGTGATCGTCGGCCCCAGCGGCTCCGGCAAATCGACGCTGCTGCGGTGTGTCAACCGTCTCACCGAGATCGACGATGGGGCGATCTACCTCGACGGCGAGGAGATCCACGCTCTCGACGAGAACGAACTCCGCCGTCGCGTCGGCATGGTGTTCCAGGACTTCAACCTGTTTGCCCACCGCACTGCTCGAGGGAACGTCACGCTCGGCCTGCGTCAGGTGCTCGGCATGCCCCGCGAGGAGGCCGAGGCGACGGCCGACGACTACCTCGAGCGCGTCGGCCTCGCCGACCAGGCAGAGTCGTACCCGGCCGAACTCTCCGGTGGCCAGCAACAGCGGGTCGGCATCGCCCGCGCGCTGGCGATGGAGCCGGAACTTATCCTCTTCGACGAACCGACGAGCGCGCTCGACCCCGAACTCATCGGCGAGGTGTTGAGCGTGATGCGCGACCTCGCCGACGAGGGCACGACGATGCTGTGTGTCACCCACGAGATGGGCTTTGCCCGATCGGCAGCCTCGCGGATCACGTTCCTCGACGACGGTCGCATCGTCGAGCGCGGACCACCGGAAACGCTGTTCGAAGACCCCGAACACGAGCGAACGCGCGCGTTCCTCGGCGAACTGGCTGGCATCCAATGACGACGACGGACGTAGACCAGACTGCGGTCGGCGAACTCCCTGGGCGTCGGCGGTTCGTGGTCGGTGTCGTCGGCGTCGTCTTCTGGGCGTGGCTGCTTGCCCGCTGGGCCTCCCACAACACGCTGCTGGACCGGCTGTTCACCGCCCTCGGTGCGCCGAATCTCGTCCAGTCGGAACTGGGCGTCCGCCAGCGCGAGCCGTGGCTCCCGGCCGAACCGTTCCAGGCCGCTTCCAACGGCGTCGCCGACGTCGCCGCGTCGCTCGGCCCCGCGAGCGTGTTGCTCGAGTGGCTCGCCTGGCTGTTCGACCTCGCGGCGTTCGCGACGACGATCGGTCCACAGCTGGCCGCCGGCGCGTTCGTCACAGTCTACCTGACGGTCCTGTCGATGTTCTTCGGCCTGCTCATTGCCGTTCCGCTGTCGGTCGCCCGGGTCTACGGCGGGCCCGTCCTCAGTCGCATCTCCCTCGCGTACACGGAACTCATCCGGGGGACGCCCCTGCTCGCCCAGCTATTTTTCCTCTACTTCGGGCTGCCGCTTGCAGGGTTTATCGACAGCTTCGGCGTCGTCGGCAGCGGCGGCGTCCCGCGAGCGGCCGTCTTCGTCGCCATCGTCGGCTTTACGATCAACTCCTCGGCCTATCAGGCGGAGTACATCAGGGCCGCCCTGCAGTCGGTCGACCCCGGACAGCTGACCGCGGCGCGCTCGATCGGGCTCTCGAAGCTCCAGGGAATCCGGTACGTCGTTCTCCCGCAGGGACTTCGCTTCGCGATTCCGGGGTGGACCAACGAGTTCGTCTACCTCATCAAGTACTCCTCGCTGGCGGCGTTCATCACCGTTCCCGAACTGTTCCGCCGCGCCCGAAACATCGGCTCGGACACGTTCCAGTTCACGGACGTCTACGTCATCGTGGCCCTGTTCTACCTCGCGCTGGTGTTGACGACGGCGCTCGCGATGGGCAAACTCGAGCAGGCGGTCGCGATTCCGGGGCTCGGACGGAGTGCCGATCGCGACTGATACTGCCGGACAACACGGTTCAGACGTCGATCGCACTCGAGACGCTGTCGTCGCTGCCGACAGCCGTCGAGACGCGATCGAGTAGTCACTGACTGTTGTCCGGTAGTATGAACCCTGGCCGGCGGAACCGACGCTGTAACGACGACGGCCGTCCTCTCTACGACGGTGAAGTACGACCGCATCCGCGCGAAACGACCGACGCACGACCTCGAGGCGTGGCAGGTCGGAACGATCGAGCGCGTCGACGACCGCGACGGCCACTGTGCCGTCGACGTTTCGACACCAGACGGACAGCGAGTGACGCTGATCGTTTCGCTCGAGCTTCGGGACCTCTTCGTCCGTCGGCTCGACCTCGAGCCCGACGAAACGCCCGTCGGCGAACGAGTCTGGTACAGGCGACGGACGTGACTCGAGCCGTCCGAGTTCCCGTCGCGTCCGCGCTCACCAGTCGAACTCCTCGTGGATCGCCCGCCCGTCGTCGTTCAGCACCGGCCCGACGACGTCGGTGACGCCCTCGAGGATCTCCCTGGCGCGGACCTGTGTCTCCCGCCCGGTGAACGCGGCGATCTCGTCGCCACCGACGCTGTAGACGATCCGCCCGAGACCGGCATACCGGAGCCCGCCGGCGCACATCGGACACGGCTCGGTACTCGTGTACATGACGGTCTCGGCGCGTGTTTCGGGCTCGAGTTCCCGCCGGGCGCGGTACGCGAGGTGGAGTTCGGGGTGGCGGCGAACGTCGTCTTCGGTCACGACGCGGTTCGACGCCTCCATGACGATCTCGTCGTCGCGAACGAGCACGGAGCCGAAGGGTCGGTCGCCGCGAGCGACGGCCTCACGCGCCAGTCCGAACGCCCGACGCATGTGCGATTCGTGGTCGAACGTCTCGAAACTCGAGTCGGTCACGCTTCGGACGACGGCCCGGGAAGACAAGTATACTGGTGGCTACGGCTGGCACTCGACGGGACGTGACCGAGCATCGTCGAGCGTCGTCGGCGTTTTCGGTGTCGCCGGCACCCGATCAGTTCCACGGCGCGTCCTCGAAGTCGACCTGCCGTCGCTCGCGGTCGATGGCGTCGATCCGCGCCAGGTCTTCGTCGGACAGCGACAGTTGTTGCGCCTCGCGGTTCTCCCGGATGTGGGCCTCCGAGGTCGCTTTCGGGATGGCGACGACCTCGTCTTTCGACAGCAACCACGCGAGGCTGACCTGCGCCGGCGTCGCCCCGTGTTTCTCGGCGATCTCGACCAGCTCCGGAACTTCGGCCACCGACCCCTTCGCCAGCGGCGAGTACGCGACAAGGTGGTGGCCGTGCTCGCGAGCATACGCGCGCAGCTCCTCTTGCTGGAGCAGCGGATGACACTCGACCTGGTGTGCGAAAAGCGGCGCGTCGAGGTGGTCGAGTGCCTCCTCGAGCAGTTCGGGCGTGAAGTTCGAGAGGCCGACGTGGCGAATCAGGCCCTCGTCGTAGAGCCGGTCGAACGCCGCGAGCGTCTCTTCTGTGTCGTACGTCCGCAGCGGCCAGTGGACGTACAGGAGATCGACGACGTCGACGTCCAGTCGGTCACGAGACGCGCGGGCGCACTCGAGGACGTCGTCGTACGCGAGGTTGCTCGAGTGGAGCTTCGTCGCCACGAAGACGTCCTCGCGGTCGACGTCAGCGGCGGCGATGCCCTCGCCGACGGCGGCTTCGTTCTCGTACATTTCGGCGGTGTCGACGTGCCGGTAGCCGAGGTTCAGCGCGGTTTCGACGCTCGCCGCACAGACCTCGGGATCGGTGTTCTGGTAGGTTCCGAGTCCGATCGGAGGCAGTTCGTCGCTCATCGAGAGACGCGTCGGCCGACTGGCTAATGGGTGTTCCGACGATCCAGGCCGGTTCACTCGAGGAGGACGGAAGAGGGCGTCACTCGTCCTCGAGGTCGCGCAGGATCCGATCCGCCTCGTCTGTCGTCACGTAGTAGGTGTGTTTGCGGTGGGTCTCGGTCTTCGGCTTGAGTTTCCGCTCGGTGCCCTTGATGATCGACCCCTCGTAGGTTCGCACGAGGCCGACCCGCTGCATGGCCGCGTAGAGCCGCCGGACGTACTCGAAGTCCATCTCGAGTTCGTTCGCGGTCATCCGCGGGAGTCGGGGCCGCCACGAGAGAGGCGACGAGCGAGCGTCCTGGCGTCCTCGATCCACCGCAGGAAGTTCTCCTTGCCCTCGCGTTCGTCGAGAAAGCGCAGCAGGTGATCGCCCTCGCGAGAGAGACGATAGTAGGTGTGGTGCTGGTGGGTCTCGAGTGCACGCTTGAGTTTCACGTCTCGCCGTTTCAGCATCCCGGACTCGATGCGCTCTATCACGCCGCCGTCCTCGAGTTCCGTGCACGTCTCGGCGGTCTGCTCGCGGTCGGCGTTCAGGTGGCCCGCCATCGACCGCGGGTAGTCGCCTTTGACGTCCTTGAGGTGATAACAGATCAGAAATGCCAGCGGTTCGGGCGGAACCTGCGCCAGTTCGCCCGCGACGGCCTCTCGCTCCTCCAGTTTGTCCTCGAGTTCGGACGCGCGTTCGTAGCGTCGCTGGGCGTTCTCGGCGGCATCCCGGTCGAGATCCAGCGTGACCTCGATCTCGTCGCCGGTCGGCGTCTCGAGCGCCAGCGTGAGTTCGCCGGTCTCCCAGTGGTCGCCCGACTCGTTTCGGGCGCGCTCGAGAGCGTCCGTGACGGTCTCGATGCGGGTGAATATGGTGTCCGCCTCCGTGCGAAGCCGATCGATCTCGGCTCGTGACACCACCATCGTCCCAGAGAGTACGGGTTGGTGACGTATATACTGTCTGCTGTCCCCGTCTCCCGGAGCCTGCCGGACGGGTCGCGGGTACGGCGGAACTGACTACAGTCGACGGTATCCGTTCGTCGCTAGAGTTCGAAGACCTCGCGACGCCACTCCGCCGCGATCCGGTCGAGATCCCGTTCGACGTTCGAGGCAGAGAACGTGTCGCCCGTTCCGCTCCACTCGATGGAGAGCTTCGAAATCGGTGCCAGTGCGAGTCCACTGACGGTGATCGGTCCCTCGGCCGTGTGCACGACCCACTCGGTTCGGAGCCCGGTCGACGTTCGCGTGACGTCGTCGATCTGGGCGTCTGCGGCCGCCCACCGTTCGACGAGTCCGTCGGTGAGCCGGCGAAGCCGGCGTTCGCCGAGGAGGTGACTCCCGATTCCGCCGCCGGCGAGCACGCCGAAGGCGACGACCGCCACGACCGGCCCGCCGTAGGGAAGGTTCAACGACGCCGCGACGGCGGCGATCACGACGACGAGCGCGACGACTCTCGCGTCGTGTGCGCTCGGGACGGTGCCGTTCCAGTCGGCGTCCTGTGACTGCTGGTCGAGATGCATATCGAAGCGTGTGCGGGAGTCACGACAGCGTCGGGATAACGGTTCGCCTGCCTCACTCCTCGCTTTACGTCGTGACTCGCCCTCGATCGGTGTCTGGCATCTCGCCCCGAAGAAGGATACTCGTGGTCCTCGTCGGGTCGCGTATGGACGACGAGCGCACGTCGCGAGCGCGCAGCGACCTCGTCGACCACCTCCGGCGAACCGGTCGAATCCACTCGAGTAGCGTCGCGGCGGCGGTCGAGGCGGTCCCTCGCCACGAGTTCGTTCCGGAGTCGGCCCGCGACCGGGCCTACGAGGACCGGCCGCTCGAGATCGGCCGGGGACAGGTCGTCACCGCGCCACACCTCGTCGCCCAGATGACCGAACTGCTCGAACTGGATCGGGGCCACCGGGTCCTCGAGGTCGGGACGGGAAGCGGCTATCACGCGGCCGTGATGGCCGAGATCGTCGGCCCGGAGCGCGTCTTCTCCCTCGAGCGGTTCCCCGACCTCGCGACGCGGGCGCGGGACGCCCTCGAGCGGACCGGGTACGGCGACGTGACGGTGATCGTCGGCGACGGCTCGCTGGGGCTCCCTCGCGCCGGCCCGTTCGACCGGATCAGCGTGGCGGCCGTCGCGCCGTCGGTACCCGATCCGCTCGGCGACCAACTGACCGACGACGGGACGATGGTGATCCCGCTTGGACCTCGCGAGGGGCCACACGAACTCCACCTCGTCGAGCGTGCCGACGGGCGACTCGAGCGGACACCACACGGGCGGGTGCGGTTCGTCCCGCTGATCGGTCGGTACGGATTCGAGCGGTAGCGACGTGCCGTCGGCTACTCCTCCCACGACGTACTCCTGTCGGCGGGACGGGGCGGTGCCTCCGGATCGGCCATCGTCGGCCGGTCGTCGGGAATCGGCGCCTCGCGCCAGTCACCGACGGGGACGTCGCCGCGTTCGGCGCGGCGCTCCTGTCTCTCGAACACCTCGGTGACTCGCTCGTCGCCGTCGCTCGCGTCGCGTTCGATATTTTCGGGGAGACTGCTCGAGAACTCGTTGTCGACGAACCGGTTGTCGTCGCCGGCGGGCGTCCCGAGTGCGAGGTCCGCCGTTCCCGATCCCGAGACGTCGTTTCCCCGGACGGCGTTCCCCGCCGGTTCGACGACGTTGTGCTGGGCGACGATTCCGAAGTGCTCGTGGTCGCGGACCTCGTTGTCCTCGATCAGGTTCTCCCGACCGCCCCAGACGAGGATTCCCGCGCCGAACGGTGCGTAGATCGACGGGGCGTCGAGTTCGTCGTTCTCGTACACCTCGTTGCCCACGACGTGTGCCGACCGCTGTGGCGAGTCGCGCTCGTCGAGCGTGTTCGGGACGATTCCGACCCTGTTGTGTCGCCACGTCGAGTCCCGAATCGTCAGGTTCCCGCCCGCGCTCGT
Protein-coding sequences here:
- a CDS encoding FAD-dependent oxidoreductase is translated as MSGKYDLVIVGGGISGASLLYTTAKFTDIDSIALIEKESEIAAINSHHTNNSQTLHFGDIETNYTLEKAEEVKEGAELLAGYLENYDPDREMHAKRSKMVLGVGDEEVAKLERRYDEEGFGDLFPKLQPIGREEIADLEPKVVEGRDPSKDLLALQTPDGYVVDYGEASKSFVEQAEAVDGVDVYTGTEVTDITPTLDGYTIETTRGRFDCDATVVAAGSHSLQIAQELGYGQDKVLLPVAGSFFLADDLLNGKVYTLQMKKLPFAAVHGDADVHDSSITRFGPTAKLVPALERGRLSTVKDFLDVFGLNAASFLSYGNILADRILLPYVLRNLVYDVPKVGAKEFLPHVQKVVPSVDLEDIERAKGYGGVRPQIVDLKNKSLDMGEAKIVGDDIIFNITPSPGASTCLKNAMRDTHKIVEFLDGEYEFDESAFREDTIDNFPRADAGGVAPGVADDSSDADAVDDDASTDDADDSPGADTLDDVPAADD
- a CDS encoding class I SAM-dependent methyltransferase; its protein translation is MNSNEVRRQWAERSGEYSPEYYAYYGPDETSETIRALLERFVDRDATVLELGCSSGRHLSHLYEHGFENLAGIEVNDDAFDVMEETYPDLAADGTFYLEAIEDVVGDFDDGQFDAVYSVETLQHIHPNAEWVFTDLVRIADDLLITVESERERETDAAEPDVKYVNDDVPLYYRDWHRIFTDLGFLEVDTRSGKRDTIRTFRSAQDRSTR
- a CDS encoding cold-shock protein; translated protein: MANGKVDFFNDTGGYGFISTDDADDDVFFHMEDVGGEDLTEGTEIEFDIEQAPKGPRATNVVRV
- a CDS encoding transporter substrate-binding domain-containing protein, translated to MERRFSMDRRAYLRTVGVAGASAAVAGCLGGSGDDVIVPGTASGFPPFEFTEDGELVGFDVDLAEEVIERAGYEVGDWTDIEFDSLIPSLTEGDIDFIAAAMTIEPDREEVIAFSDHYYESDQSVLVTEDGDFAPESVDDLEGVRVGAQSGTTGEGQVETLVDEGTVSGDDFRRYDNYTLAVQDLENGNVDAVVVDVPVANNFADSRAVEVAFVIETGEVFGFGMRQDDDRLADVNDALAEVQDDGTYDDLVDQWFE
- a CDS encoding amino acid ABC transporter permease produces the protein MDPVLLQASDWQFVLENWQFLLLGTAVTVLLTATSLGLGFLTGFPAGAIEVYGSGRLQAAVSTAGVVLRGTPIVVLIVLFFFGLPLPRLGTVPLLEVDLKAFVAATLALGLRSAAYQAQVFRGAIQSIGEGQMEAARSIGMSERQAIQHVIFPQAVRRSIPGFQNEFTIVLKDTSVAFAIGLAELLTRAEQLYLQPGRGTAVMEVLITISAVYFVLTFTTNRTLDYLNEVYAVPGGNE
- a CDS encoding amino acid ABC transporter ATP-binding protein, with the translated sequence MTLLRVEHVDKSYGDEEVLHDVSFEMQRQDVEVIVGPSGSGKSTLLRCVNRLTEIDDGAIYLDGEEIHALDENELRRRVGMVFQDFNLFAHRTARGNVTLGLRQVLGMPREEAEATADDYLERVGLADQAESYPAELSGGQQQRVGIARALAMEPELILFDEPTSALDPELIGEVLSVMRDLADEGTTMLCVTHEMGFARSAASRITFLDDGRIVERGPPETLFEDPEHERTRAFLGELAGIQ
- a CDS encoding amino acid ABC transporter permease, encoding MTTTDVDQTAVGELPGRRRFVVGVVGVVFWAWLLARWASHNTLLDRLFTALGAPNLVQSELGVRQREPWLPAEPFQAASNGVADVAASLGPASVLLEWLAWLFDLAAFATTIGPQLAAGAFVTVYLTVLSMFFGLLIAVPLSVARVYGGPVLSRISLAYTELIRGTPLLAQLFFLYFGLPLAGFIDSFGVVGSGGVPRAAVFVAIVGFTINSSAYQAEYIRAALQSVDPGQLTAARSIGLSKLQGIRYVVLPQGLRFAIPGWTNEFVYLIKYSSLAAFITVPELFRRARNIGSDTFQFTDVYVIVALFYLALVLTTALAMGKLEQAVAIPGLGRSADRD
- a CDS encoding nucleoside deaminase, which gives rise to MTDSSFETFDHESHMRRAFGLAREAVARGDRPFGSVLVRDDEIVMEASNRVVTEDDVRRHPELHLAYRARRELEPETRAETVMYTSTEPCPMCAGGLRYAGLGRIVYSVGGDEIAAFTGRETQVRAREILEGVTDVVGPVLNDDGRAIHEEFDW
- a CDS encoding aldo/keto reductase, which encodes MSDELPPIGLGTYQNTDPEVCAASVETALNLGYRHVDTAEMYENEAAVGEGIAAADVDREDVFVATKLHSSNLAYDDVLECARASRDRLDVDVVDLLYVHWPLRTYDTEETLAAFDRLYDEGLIRHVGLSNFTPELLEEALDHLDAPLFAHQVECHPLLQQEELRAYAREHGHHLVAYSPLAKGSVAEVPELVEIAEKHGATPAQVSLAWLLSKDEVVAIPKATSEAHIRENREAQQLSLSDEDLARIDAIDRERRQVDFEDAPWN
- a CDS encoding DUF2250 domain-containing protein, coding for MTANELEMDFEYVRRLYAAMQRVGLVRTYEGSIIKGTERKLKPKTETHRKHTYYVTTDEADRILRDLEDE
- a CDS encoding DUF2250 domain-containing protein; this encodes MVVSRAEIDRLRTEADTIFTRIETVTDALERARNESGDHWETGELTLALETPTGDEIEVTLDLDRDAAENAQRRYERASELEDKLEEREAVAGELAQVPPEPLAFLICYHLKDVKGDYPRSMAGHLNADREQTAETCTELEDGGVIERIESGMLKRRDVKLKRALETHQHHTYYRLSREGDHLLRFLDEREGKENFLRWIEDARTLARRLSRGGPDSRG